The Argentina anserina chromosome 3, drPotAnse1.1, whole genome shotgun sequence genome includes a region encoding these proteins:
- the LOC126789591 gene encoding photosystem I reaction center subunit III, chloroplastic produces MSLTIPTNLSMLKPNLSSPLALKPRAMATVCSATPNPEKISTASAMQTFSAALALSSIILGAAPIPAMADISGLTPCKDSKQFAKREKQSIKKLESSLKLYAPDSAPALAIKATVEKTKRRFDNYGKQGLLCGADGLPHLIVSGDQRHWGEFITPGILFLYISGWIGWVGRSYLIAIRDEKKPTQKEIIIDVPLATGLVFRGFSWPIAAYREFLNGELVAKDV; encoded by the coding sequence ATGTCTCTCACTATTCCCACAAACCTCTCCATGTTGAAGCCTAATCTCAGCTCTCCCTTAGCCCTAAAGCCAAGGGCCATGGCCACTGTGTGCTCAGCCACCCCAAACCCCGAGAAGATATCCACTGCTTCAGCAATGCAGACTTTCTCTGCTGCCCTAGCACTCTCCTCCATCATCTTGGGGGCAGCTCCCATCCCAGCCATGGCTGACATCTCAGGGCTAACCccatgcaaagactccaagcAGTTTGCCAAGCGCGAGAAGCAATCGATCAAGAAGCTTGAGTCTTCCCTGAAGCTGTACGCACCGGACAGCGCACCTGCCTTGGCCATCAAGGCAACCGTAGAGAAAACCAAGAGAAGGTTTGACAACTATGGCAAGCAGGGTTTGCTGTGTGGAGCTGACGGGCTCCCTCATTTGATTGTGAGCGGTGACCAGAGGCACTGGGGTGAGTTCATCACCCCCGGGATTCTGTTCCTTTACATTTCTGGGTGGATCGGGTGGGTTGGAAGGAGCTACTTGATTGCCATTAGGGATGAAAAGAAGCCAACACAGAAGGAGATCATCATTGATGTACCTTTGGCTACTGGCTTGGTTTTCAGAGGCTTCAGCTGGCCCATTGCTGCTTACAGAGAGTTCTtgaatggtgaactcgttgcCAAGGACGTGTAA
- the LOC126789592 gene encoding LOB domain-containing protein 4 codes for MKENGCSRKQGAASPCAACKLLRRRCAQDCVFAPYFPADEPQKFANVHKVFGASNVNKMLQELPEHQRGDAVSSMVYEANARVRDPVYGCVGAISSLQQQIDVLQTQLALAQAEVVHLRVRQTASISNNGLSPSSPSNSGSPSSRFIGSQARPIFDMDMMMDHSSLDSPMWC; via the exons ATGAAGGAGAATGGTTGCAGTAGGAAACAGGGTGCAGCGTCACCATGCGCAGCTTGCAAGCTACTGAGGAGGAGGTGCGCGCAGGACTGTGTTTTCGCTCCTTACTTTCCTGCAGATGAGCCCCAGAAGTTCGCTAATGTTCACAAGGTCTTTGGTGCCAGTAATGTCAACAAAATGTTGCAG GAGCTACCGGAGCACCAGAGAGGAGATGCGGTGAGCAGCATGGTGTATGAAGCAAATGCAAGGGTTAGGGACCCGGTTTACGGTTGCGTAGGGGCCATATCATCTCTACAACAACAGATTGATGTACTTCAAACCCAGCTGGCTCTGGCTCAAGCTGAGGTGGTGCACCTTAGGGTTAGGCAGACCGCCTCCATCTCCAACAATGGGCTGAGCCCCTCAAGCCCAAGTAATAGCGGCTCGCCGTCGTCGAGGTTCATTGGTTCACAGGCTCGGCCCATTTTCGACATGGATATGATGATGGACCATAGCAGCTTGGACTCTCCCATGTGGTGCTGA
- the LOC126788354 gene encoding probable phospholipid-transporting ATPase 5: protein MSGSSGRRKRKIRWSKLYSYGCFRPPYTLDSDPGQQLLGQPGFSRVVFCNEPQLHNTKPFKYPKNYVSTTKYNIVTFLPKALFEQFRRVANLYFLLAAVLSITDLAPFTPTSLIAPLVFVVGVSMIKEAVEDWHRFLQDLNVNSRTVMAHVGGGLFVEKKWQGLCVGDVIKVNKNEYFPSDLLLLSSSFEDGICYVETMNLDGETNLKVKRSLEATLDLAKDQAFSEFKATIRCEDPNPHLYTFVGNIELNNVTYPLCPATLLLRDSKLRNTDYIYGVVIFSGPDTKAVRNSTRSPSKRSRIERKMDLVIYLLFSMLLLISLVTSTGFAVYLNSEMVKSWYLSLKVNNLASNQAKPDPFFNQSKPAVSGFLQFVRALILYGYLIPISLYVSIEVVKVLQAMLINKDIELYDEVTCKSVQTRTSNLNEELGQVEMILTDKTGTLTCNQMEFRKCSIAGVSYGGDINKIDFAASKRMNVEVESYRFSMDELETASQSFEMFEFSVADVSTEKASLAGQKHIQNSGAECSRISSLEGESPIKGFNFRDDRLMNRKWMYRSNLSDVTMFFRVMALCHTGIPVEADQAHKLKYEAESPEEVCFLIAAQEFGFQFSQRSQSIMYVKEFNPFSGKVVDRKYKLLNLLEFCSARKRMSVIVSNEDSEIFLFCKGADNIIFDRLADNGRSYQQATTLHLSNYAEDGFRTLAFAYRKLDAIEYEKWNSVFTKAKTTIGPEREEILTEASEMIEKDLILLGVAAVEDKLQKGVPECIDKLAQAGMKIWLLTGDKKETAINIGFSCSLLRQDMKQFHLILGKESAASNRLKEMQEDILDQLEGFQKMKSEEGNKDAPLALIVDGKALEIALRSDVKDRFLPLAVGCSSVICCRVSPKQKALITRLVKKHTGKTTLAIGDGANDVGMIQEADIGVGISGMEGMQAVMASDISLPQFRFLARLLIVHGHWCYKRISKMILYFVYKNIAFGLTLFYYEVYTRFSGEVLYDDWYMALFNVILTSLPVISLGVLEQDVSSEVCLKFPALYQQGQKNIYFTWSRIIGWILNGIVASIVIFLANIGTISTFDKNGIVAEKAFNKDGNVADINHLGAMTYTCIVWTVNCQIALIITHFTWIQHLFIWGSILIWYIFLFFYGELPPAISNRGFRILTEALGPAPTYWLVTLLVVVVALLPYFIHISIQRSFYPLDDHVIQEMKYCRKDIGNNKLIWEREQNNSVVMTQIGISARVDARIRSMKENLNQKRQLIFRSLTSSPIFRSLTSSPM from the exons ATGTCAGGATCATctggaagaagaaagaggaaGATAAGATGGAGCAAGCTGTACTCCTATGGATGCTTCAGACCACCCTACACTCTTGATTCTGATCCTGGCCAGCAGCTACTGGGTCAACCCGGTTTTTCGAGGGTCGTTTTCTGTAATGAACCTCAGTTGCACAATACTAAGCCTTTCAAGTATCCCAAGAACTATGTATCCACAACCAAgtacaacattgtcacttttCTTCCCAAAGCGCTTTTCGAGCAATTTCGCAGAGTTGCCAATCTTTATTTCCTTCTAGCAGCAGTTTTGTCCATCACTGATTTGGCTCCTTTTACTCCAACAAGTTTGATTGCTCCTTTGGTGTTTGTTGTGGGGGTTAGCATGATCAAAGAGGCCGTTGAGGATTGGCACCGATTCTTGCAG GATTTGAATGTGAATTCAAGAACTGTAATGGCTCATGTTGGAGGTGGATTATTTGTTGAAAAGAAATGGCAAGGACTTTGTGTTGGAGATGTTATAAAAGTTAACAAGAATGAATATTTTCCAAGTGATCTTCTCTTGCTGTCTTCTAGCTTTGAGGATGGCATCTGTTATGTAGAGACCATGAACCTGGACGGCGAAACTAATCTGAAAGTTAAGAGAAGCTTAGAAGCTACACTTGACCTGGCAAAAGATCAAGCATTTAGTGAATTTAAGGCCACAATTCGCTGTGAGGATCCAAATCCTCATCTTTACACCTTTGTGGGGAATATAGAGTTGAACAATGTCACATATCCATTGTGCCCTGCCACACTGCTGCTAAGAGATTCAAAACTCAGAAATACTGATTACATTTATGGGGTTGTGATCTTTAGTGGACCTGACACAAAAGCAGTGAGGAACTCAACAAGATCACCATCCAAGCGTAGTCGGATTGAGAGAAAGATGGATCTTGTCATCTACCTTCTCTTTTCAATGCTTCTTTTGATTTCACTAGTCACTTCAACTGGTTTTGCTGTGTATCTGAACTCAGAGATGGTAAAGTCGTGGTACCTTTCTCTGAAAGTTAATAATCTAGCCTCCAATCAAGCAAAACCTGATCCATTCTTTAACCAATCAAAGCCTGCAGTATCTGGTTTCTTACAATTTGTAAGGGCCCTTATTTTGTATGGCTACTTGATCCCCATTTCCCTCTATGTCTCTATCGAGGTTGTCAAAGTTTTGCAAGCCATGCTCATTAACAAGGATATAGAGTTGTATGATGAAGTTACATGCAAGTCAGTTCAGACCAGAACATCCAACTTGAATGAAGAACTTGGTCAAGTAGAGATGATTCTGACCGATAAAACGGGGACTTTGACATGTAATCAGATGGAATTTAGGAAATGCTCTATTGCTGGAGTTTCATATGGGGGTGACATTAATAAGATCGATTTTGCAGCATCAAAAAGGATGAATGTTGAGGTTGAGTcatatcgttttagtatggaTGAACTTGAAACAGCAAGTCAAAGCTTTgaaatgtttgagttttctgtgGCAGATGTTAGCACCGAAAAAGCTTCTCTGGCTGGACAGAAGCACATTCAAAACTCTGGTGCAGAATGCTCGAGAATTTCTAGTCTGGAGGGAGAATCTCCCATCAAAGGTTTCAACTTTAGGGATGATAGGCTGATGAACAGAAAGTGGATGTATAGGTCCAACTTATCTGACGTAACAATGTTCTTTAGAGTCATGGCACTATGTCACACAGGCATACCTGTTGAGGCCGATCAGGCTCATAAACTAAAGTATGAGGCAGAGTCACCAGAAGAAGTATGTTTCCTGATTGCTGCACAAGAGTTTGGATTTCAATTTTCCCAAAGAAGTCAATCCATAATGTATGTCAAGGAGTTCAATCCGTTCTCTGGAAAGGTGGTTGATAG GAAGTACAAACTTCTGAACCTTTTAGAGTTCTGTAGTGCCCGAAAGAGGATGTCAGTTATAGTAAGCAATGAAGATAGTGAGATCTTTCTTTTTTGCAAAGGGGCAGATAA CATTATCTTCGATAGGCTCGCAGACAATGGTAGGTCTTACCAACAGGCTACAACTCTGCACTTGTCAAATTATGCTGAAGATGGATTTCGAACTCTAGCTTTTGCTTATCGGAAACTTGATGCTATCGAGTATGAAAAATGGAACTCAGTATTTACCAAGGCTAAGACCACAATAGGTCctgaaagagaagaaatacTGACAGAAGCATCTGAAATGATTGAAAAGGATTTAATTCTATTAGGGGTTGCTGCTGTTGAAGACAAGTTACAAAAAGGG GTTCCAGAATGCATAGATAAACTTGCACAAGCAGGGATGAAAATATGGCTGCTCACTGGTGACAAGAAAGAAACCGCAATAAATATTGG ATTTTCTTGCAGCTTACTTCGGCAGGATATGAAacagtttcatctaattttgggGAAAGAAAGTGCAGCTAGTAATCGACTGAAG GAGATGCAGGAAGATATTTTAGACCAACTTGAAGGCTTTCAGAAAATGAAGTCTGAAGAAGGCAACAAAGATGCACCCTTGGCTTTAATAGTAGATGGAAAGGCTCTTGAAATTGCTCTGAGAAGTGATGTGAAGGACAGATTCTTACCGTTGGCCGTTGGTTGTTCTTCTGTTATATGCTGCAGGGTGTCTCCAAAACAAAAGGCTCTG ATTACTCGATTGGTTAAGAAGCATACAGGCAAGACAACCTTGGCAATTGGAGATGGGGCAAATGATGTTGGCATGATTCAAGAAGCTGATATTGGAGTAGGAATCAGTGGAATGGAAGGAATGCAG GCAGTCATGGCCAGTGACATCTCATTGCCTCAATTCCGATTCTTGGCTAGATTACTTATAGTCCATGGACACTGGTGTTACAAGAGGATTTCAAAAATG ATTCTCTACTTTGTATATAAGAACATTGCATTTGGCCTCACACTGTTCTACTATGAAGTATACACAAGGTTCTCAGGGGAGGTCTTATATGATGACTGGTATATGGCACTATTCAATGTGATTTTGACATCTTTGCCTGTTATATCATTGGGGGTCCTTGAGCAAGATGTTTCATCAGAAGTGTGCCTCAAG TTTCCGGCTCTCTACCAACAGGGCCAAAAGAACATATATTTCACTTGGAGCCGCATCATTGGTTGGATACTCAACGGCATTGTAGCATCTATAGTCATCTTCCTTGCAAACATAGGAACAATTTCTACCTTCGACAAAAATGGTATTGTTGCAGAGAAAGCCTTCAATAAAGATGGCAATGTTGCAGACATCAATCACCTCGGCGCCATGACATACACATGCATAGTCTGGACAGTGAATTGCCAGATAGCCCTCATCATCACCCACTTCACTTGGATCCAACATCTCTTCATATGGGGCAGCATCCTCATCTGGTACATTTTTCTGTTCTTCTACGGTGAGCTACCTCCTGCCATTTCGAATCGAGGCTTTCGTATTCTTACTGAAGCTCTTGGCCCTGCACCCACTTACTGGCTTGTCACATTGCTAGTTGTGGTTGTTGCTCTTCTTCCTTATTTCATCCACATTTCCATCCAAAGGTCGTTTTATCCATTAGATGACCATGTCATACAAGAAATGAAGTATTGCAGGAAAGATATTGGGAATAATAAACTGATATGGGAGAGGGAACAGAACAACTCAGTGGTGATGACCCAGATTGGAATTTCTGCTAGAGTTGATGCAAGGATTCGGAGTATGAAGGAGAACTTGAACCAGAAGAGACAGCTGATATTTAGATCACTAACAAGTAGTCCAATATTTAGGTCGCTGACAAGCAGTCCAATGTAA
- the LOC126788693 gene encoding uncharacterized protein LOC126788693: MDPNIGPNRVEHVSWLRSLSEPELDLLISLKKLVLQRARMMGKKELADKFDLKVLRALAFILMTCIKNKVTDLSLVPGLEDSAAFMETCNLLKCDLINVMSLEEIKACIGIHLRKAGTKRFCNSTALNETTVSQKKQNFGTNGV; encoded by the exons ATGGACCCAAATATAGGACCGAACAGGGTTGAACATGTCAGCTGGCTCCGTTCCCTCTCTGAGCCTGAGCTT GATTTGCTGATCAGCTTAAAGAAGCTTGTTCTTCAAAGGGCAAGAATGATGGGAAAAAAAGAACTAGCAGACAAGTTTGACCTCAAGGTGCTTAGAGCTCTTG CGTTCATTCTGATGACATGTATCAAAAATAAGGTTACGGATTTGTCACTTGTTCCAGGCTTAGAAGACTCTGCTGCATTTATGGAAACGTGCAATCTATTGAAATGTGACCTTATTAATGTTATGAGTCTTGAAGAGATAAAAGCATGCATTGGAATTCATTTGAGAAAGGCAGGAACAAAAAG ATTCTGTAACAGTACAGCACTGAATGAAACGACTGTAAGtcagaagaaacaaaattttggAACCAATGGAGTATGA